The following coding sequences lie in one Lysobacter capsici genomic window:
- a CDS encoding TraB/GumN family protein, protein MNEPLNDGLQGQPHAIVERDGVRYTLLGTAHVSQASVDAVRDAVGSGRYDAVAVELDAQRLQALTDPDALAKLDLIQVIRSGKTALFAANLALAAYQRRLAEQLGIEPGAELKRAVLEARQRELPVHLIDREVGLTFKRASSKLGFWGRAKLGVGLISGLFAADEVGEEEIEKLKQGDMLESSFGEFAAESPQLYETVIAERDRYMAARLRETHGDAREVLAVVGAGHLQGLAKHLREDTQDPVEQRTELEQVQTKSKVPWVMIVITSLILAGIAWGFWKGGVAMGADLLLQWVLYTGGLAALGCLLAGGHPFSVITAAVVAPLKPFRPGVPTGALSALVEVHQRKPAYGDFMALRDDAQTLKGWYRNRVARVVLNFMLTNIGTGVGVWIAGFRIASKLVG, encoded by the coding sequence ATGAATGAACCGCTGAACGACGGCCTGCAAGGCCAACCGCACGCCATCGTCGAACGCGACGGCGTCCGCTACACCCTGCTGGGCACCGCGCACGTGTCGCAGGCCAGCGTCGATGCGGTCCGCGATGCGGTCGGCAGCGGTCGCTACGACGCGGTCGCGGTCGAGCTCGACGCGCAGCGCCTGCAGGCGCTCACCGACCCCGACGCACTGGCCAAGCTCGACCTGATCCAGGTGATCCGCTCGGGCAAGACCGCGCTGTTCGCCGCCAACCTGGCCCTGGCCGCGTACCAGCGCCGGCTCGCCGAGCAACTCGGCATCGAGCCGGGCGCCGAACTCAAGCGCGCGGTGCTCGAAGCGCGCCAGCGCGAGCTGCCGGTGCATCTGATCGACCGCGAAGTCGGCCTGACCTTCAAGCGCGCGTCCAGCAAACTGGGGTTCTGGGGCCGGGCCAAGCTCGGCGTCGGCCTGATCAGCGGCCTGTTCGCCGCCGACGAGGTCGGCGAGGAAGAAATCGAGAAGCTCAAGCAGGGCGACATGCTCGAATCGAGCTTCGGCGAATTCGCCGCCGAAAGCCCGCAACTGTACGAAACCGTGATCGCCGAGCGCGACCGCTACATGGCCGCGCGCCTGCGCGAGACCCACGGCGACGCGCGCGAAGTGCTGGCGGTGGTCGGCGCCGGCCATCTGCAAGGCCTGGCCAAGCATCTGCGTGAGGACACCCAGGATCCGGTCGAACAACGCACCGAACTCGAACAGGTGCAGACCAAGAGCAAGGTGCCGTGGGTGATGATCGTGATCACCAGCCTGATCCTGGCCGGCATCGCCTGGGGCTTCTGGAAAGGCGGCGTGGCGATGGGCGCGGACCTGCTGTTGCAGTGGGTGCTGTACACCGGCGGCCTGGCCGCGCTGGGCTGTCTGCTGGCCGGCGGTCATCCTTTCAGCGTCATCACCGCCGCGGTGGTCGCGCCGCTCAAGCCATTCCGCCCCGGCGTGCCGACCGGCGCGCTGAGCGCCCTGGTCGAGGTGCATCAGCGCAAGCCGGCCTATGGCGACTTCATGGCGCTGCGCGACGATGCGCAAACGCTGAAAGGCTGGTATCGCAATCGCGTGGCGCGGGTGGTGTTGAACTTCATGCTGACCAACATCGGCACCGGCGTGGGGGTTTGGATCGCCGGGTTTCGGATTGCGAGCAAGTTGGTTGGGTGA
- a CDS encoding alpha/beta hydrolase: MYPLIAKISTTVRNAIKLYGLRLGFVFGGWFAPEATMRRAADLFCTPFASSRRRALAAPTFDARQDTLDIDGHAIAAYVWGDPQRQPYVLFAHGWSSHGTRVAKWLPQLRAEGYAVVAFDQPGHGRSGGRLATLPDFTRHLYKVGEHYGPAAAVIGHSLGGAAALLAMARGLRADRAVLIAPAADPVAAVKRFARFLWVGEDLCRRMFAYFEARIGISFDSQQAHRNAPTIARPALIVHDLDDREVPWAEGERYARYWPDSRLLSTKGLGHNRIADDGGVIVAALRFLHGEQVGEKVVSSENLPYGFA, from the coding sequence ATGTACCCGCTTATCGCCAAAATTAGCACGACCGTTCGTAACGCAATCAAGCTATACGGCCTGCGCCTGGGCTTCGTTTTCGGCGGTTGGTTCGCGCCCGAGGCGACCATGCGCCGCGCCGCCGACCTGTTCTGCACCCCGTTCGCCTCCTCGCGGCGGCGCGCGCTGGCCGCGCCGACCTTCGATGCGCGCCAGGACACGCTCGACATCGACGGCCACGCCATCGCCGCCTATGTCTGGGGCGATCCGCAGCGTCAGCCGTATGTGCTGTTCGCGCACGGCTGGTCCAGTCATGGCACCCGCGTGGCCAAGTGGCTGCCGCAGTTGCGGGCCGAAGGCTATGCGGTGGTCGCGTTCGACCAGCCCGGTCACGGCCGCAGCGGCGGACGCCTGGCCACCCTGCCCGACTTCACCCGCCATCTGTACAAGGTCGGCGAACACTACGGCCCGGCCGCGGCGGTGATCGGCCATTCGCTCGGCGGCGCCGCGGCGCTGCTGGCGATGGCGCGCGGCCTGCGCGCCGACCGCGCGGTGCTGATCGCGCCGGCGGCCGACCCGGTCGCCGCGGTCAAGCGCTTCGCCCGGTTCCTGTGGGTGGGCGAGGATCTGTGCCGGCGCATGTTCGCGTACTTCGAGGCGCGCATCGGCATCAGCTTCGATTCGCAGCAGGCGCATCGCAACGCGCCGACCATCGCCCGCCCGGCCCTGATCGTGCACGACCTGGACGATCGCGAAGTACCGTGGGCCGAAGGCGAGCGTTATGCGCGCTACTGGCCCGATTCGCGCCTGCTCAGCACCAAGGGCCTGGGCCACAACCGTATTGCCGACGACGGCGGCGTGATCGTCGCGGCGCTGCGTTTCCTGCACGGCGAACAGGTCGGCGAGAAAGTGGTGTCCAGCGAGAACCTGCCTTATGGCTTTGCGTGA
- a CDS encoding TetR/AcrR family transcriptional regulator produces the protein MSTLTATNKGAATRDAILEQAYGIACSAGLEGLSIGPLAAAVGMSKSGVFAHFGSREDLQLAVLDMAGQRFVGYVLLPALQQPRGLVRLRAIVNAWFDWSRHTDGGCVLLGAVSEYDDRPGSLRDWVVEQQKRWRQVLGQAVQLAIDSGELGADTDTEQLAFEIYGLALIVHHDAGLFGFDAATERGRRAFERLIRSYASSPTA, from the coding sequence ATGTCGACCCTGACCGCCACCAACAAAGGCGCCGCCACCCGCGACGCGATCCTCGAGCAGGCCTACGGCATCGCCTGCTCGGCCGGGTTGGAAGGGCTGTCGATCGGTCCGCTCGCGGCCGCGGTCGGCATGTCCAAGAGCGGCGTGTTCGCCCACTTCGGCTCGCGCGAGGATCTCCAGCTCGCTGTGCTCGACATGGCCGGACAGCGTTTCGTCGGCTATGTGCTGCTGCCGGCCTTGCAGCAACCGCGCGGCCTGGTGCGCTTGCGCGCCATCGTGAATGCCTGGTTCGACTGGTCGCGGCACACCGACGGTGGCTGCGTGCTGCTCGGCGCGGTCAGCGAGTACGACGACCGGCCCGGCTCCCTGCGCGACTGGGTGGTCGAACAGCAGAAGCGCTGGCGCCAGGTCCTGGGCCAGGCCGTGCAACTGGCCATCGACAGCGGCGAACTCGGCGCCGACACCGATACCGAGCAACTTGCGTTCGAAATCTACGGACTGGCGCTGATCGTCCATCACGACGCCGGCTTGTTCGGTTTCGACGCCGCCACCGAACGCGGCCGGCGCGCCTTCGAGCGCCTGATCCGCTCCTACGCGTCCTCCCCCACCGCCTGA
- a CDS encoding TetR/AcrR family transcriptional regulator has protein sequence MNATPAATDVRQHILDIAHPLLLRRGFTAVGLAEILSAAQVPKGSFYHYFGSKEAFGEAVLEAYFADYLGRMDELLAQPGTAAQRLTAYFRDWLDSQTGDEAQSRCLVVKLGAEVCDLSESMRAALARGTRGITDRLARCIEAGRVDGSLAATRDACLAGAELYQNWLGASLLAKITRDRAPLDTAMASTRQALGLLATA, from the coding sequence ATGAACGCCACCCCCGCCGCAACCGACGTCCGCCAGCACATCCTCGACATCGCCCATCCCTTGCTGCTGCGCCGGGGCTTCACCGCGGTCGGCCTGGCCGAGATCCTGAGCGCGGCGCAGGTGCCCAAGGGCTCGTTCTATCACTACTTCGGCTCCAAGGAAGCGTTCGGCGAGGCGGTGCTCGAAGCCTACTTCGCCGACTACCTGGGCCGGATGGACGAACTGCTGGCGCAACCGGGCACCGCGGCGCAGCGGCTGACCGCCTACTTCCGCGACTGGCTCGATTCGCAGACCGGCGACGAGGCGCAGAGCCGCTGCCTGGTGGTCAAGCTCGGGGCCGAGGTCTGCGATCTGTCCGAAAGCATGCGCGCGGCCCTGGCGCGCGGCACCCGCGGGATCACCGACCGGCTCGCCCGCTGCATCGAAGCGGGGCGGGTGGACGGTTCCCTGGCGGCCACGCGGGATGCCTGCCTGGCCGGAGCGGAGCTTTACCAGAACTGGCTCGGCGCCAGCCTGCTGGCCAAGATCACCCGCGACCGGGCGCCGTTGGACACCGCCATGGCCAGCACCCGGCAAGCGCTGGGTCTGCTCGCGACCGCTTGA
- a CDS encoding NADP-dependent oxidoreductase, with product MPQSDTVNRRFLLAARPQGLPTAQDFRLDQAAVPVPADGQVLLRTVYLSLDPYMRTLMEEGGTSYAPGVALDAPMIGGTVSRVVASRHPRFQVGELVLGNAGWQDYALSDGQDLTALGEMAQPSRALGGLGMPAFTAYVGLLDIGQPRPGETVVVAAATGAVGSVVGQIAKLKGARVVGIAGGADKCRYAVETLGFDVCLDRHDPQWTEQLAAACADGIDVYFENVGGAVFDAVLPLLNQGARVPVCGHIADYNRQNLPAGPNRLPLLMATVLQQRIRMQGFIILDHYADRFDAFRRDMGEWIDAGRVIVREDVIDGLENAPEAFIGLLEGRNFGKLVVRVAEV from the coding sequence ATGCCGCAAAGCGACACCGTCAATCGCCGCTTCCTCCTCGCCGCCCGCCCGCAGGGCCTGCCGACCGCGCAGGACTTCCGCCTCGATCAGGCCGCCGTGCCGGTGCCGGCCGACGGGCAGGTGCTGCTGCGCACCGTGTACCTGTCGCTCGATCCCTACATGCGCACCTTGATGGAAGAAGGCGGCACCTCGTATGCGCCCGGCGTGGCCCTGGACGCGCCGATGATCGGCGGCACGGTCAGCCGCGTGGTCGCGTCCCGGCATCCGCGGTTCCAGGTCGGCGAGCTGGTGCTCGGCAACGCCGGCTGGCAGGACTACGCCTTGTCCGACGGCCAGGACCTGACCGCGCTCGGCGAGATGGCGCAGCCGTCGCGCGCCTTGGGCGGGCTCGGCATGCCGGCGTTTACCGCCTACGTCGGCCTGCTCGATATCGGCCAGCCCCGCCCGGGCGAGACCGTGGTGGTGGCCGCGGCGACCGGCGCGGTCGGTTCGGTGGTCGGGCAGATCGCCAAACTCAAGGGTGCGCGCGTGGTCGGCATCGCCGGCGGCGCCGACAAATGCCGGTATGCGGTCGAAACGCTGGGGTTTGATGTCTGCCTCGACCGCCACGATCCGCAGTGGACCGAGCAACTCGCCGCGGCCTGCGCCGACGGCATCGACGTGTATTTCGAGAACGTCGGCGGCGCGGTGTTCGATGCGGTGCTGCCGTTGCTCAACCAAGGTGCCCGCGTGCCGGTGTGCGGACACATCGCCGACTACAACCGCCAGAATCTGCCGGCCGGACCGAACCGGCTGCCGCTGCTGATGGCGACGGTGCTGCAGCAGCGCATCCGCATGCAGGGTTTCATCATCCTCGACCACTATGCCGATCGTTTCGACGCGTTCCGCCGCGACATGGGCGAGTGGATCGACGCCGGTCGCGTGATCGTGCGCGAGGATGTGATCGACGGGCTGGAGAACGCGCCGGAGGCGTTCATCGGTCTGCTCGAGGGGCGCAACTTCGGCAAGCTGGTGGTGCGCGTCGCCGAGGTTTGA
- a CDS encoding GNAT family N-acetyltransferase — protein MSPAAPASLQLRPAVESDLAAIHALYAVEVREHLATYEYDVPDLAEMRRRWRAIVDAGYPYLVAECEGAFAGYAYATSYRTRIGYRWTVENSVYIEPAFHGRGIGRALMLRLIDDCTALGFRQMVAVIGDGSNAASVALHERLGFKLAGVFHGLGRKHGRWLDTVQMVRPLGDGNLGEPDENVPGLK, from the coding sequence TTGAGCCCCGCCGCGCCCGCGTCGTTGCAGCTGCGCCCGGCGGTCGAAAGCGACCTCGCTGCGATCCACGCGTTGTACGCGGTCGAGGTGCGCGAGCACCTGGCGACTTACGAATACGACGTGCCCGACCTGGCCGAGATGCGCCGCCGCTGGCGCGCGATCGTCGACGCCGGCTATCCCTATCTGGTCGCCGAATGCGAAGGCGCATTCGCCGGTTACGCCTACGCGACCAGTTATCGCACCCGCATCGGCTATCGCTGGACGGTGGAGAACTCGGTCTACATCGAACCGGCCTTCCACGGCCGCGGCATCGGCCGCGCGCTGATGCTGCGCCTGATCGACGATTGCACCGCGCTGGGGTTCCGGCAGATGGTCGCGGTGATCGGCGACGGCAGCAACGCCGCGTCGGTGGCGCTGCACGAACGCCTGGGCTTCAAGCTCGCCGGCGTGTTCCACGGCCTGGGCCGCAAACACGGGCGCTGGCTGGACACGGTGCAGATGGTGCGCCCGCTGGGCGACGGCAATCTCGGCGAGCCCGATGAGAACGTGCCCGGGCTGAAATAG
- a CDS encoding carbon-nitrogen hydrolase has protein sequence MKPTTLPVALIQDRDHGSREANLANIESRVAEAAKQGAKLVLLQELHNGPYFCQHESVAEFDLAEPIPGPSTQRLGALAKQHGVVLVSSLFERRAAGLYHNTAVVYETDGSIAGKYRKMHIPDDPGFYEKFYFTPGDIGFEPIDTSVGRLGVLVCWDQWYPEGARLMALAGADLLLYPTAIGWDPDDQQDEKDRQRMAWILSHRGHAVANGLPVLSVNRVGHEPSPIGASGIQFWGSSHVLGPQGEYLAEAKTAEPEIVMANVDLGRSEHVRRIWPFLRDRRIDAYADLLKRYRD, from the coding sequence ATGAAGCCCACCACCCTCCCCGTCGCCCTGATCCAGGACCGCGACCACGGCTCGCGCGAGGCCAATCTGGCCAATATCGAAAGCCGCGTCGCCGAAGCCGCGAAGCAAGGCGCCAAGCTGGTGCTGCTGCAGGAACTGCACAACGGGCCGTATTTCTGCCAGCATGAATCGGTGGCCGAGTTCGACCTGGCCGAGCCGATCCCGGGCCCCAGCACGCAGCGCCTGGGCGCGTTGGCCAAGCAGCACGGCGTGGTCCTGGTCAGCTCGCTGTTCGAGCGCCGCGCGGCCGGGCTGTACCACAACACCGCGGTGGTCTACGAAACCGACGGTTCCATCGCCGGCAAGTACCGCAAGATGCACATCCCGGACGATCCGGGCTTCTACGAAAAGTTCTATTTCACCCCGGGCGATATCGGCTTCGAGCCGATCGACACCTCGGTCGGCCGCCTGGGCGTGCTGGTGTGCTGGGACCAGTGGTACCCGGAAGGCGCGCGGCTGATGGCGCTGGCCGGCGCCGACCTGCTGCTGTACCCGACCGCGATCGGCTGGGACCCGGACGATCAGCAGGACGAAAAGGATCGCCAGCGCATGGCCTGGATCCTCAGCCACCGCGGCCACGCGGTCGCCAACGGCTTGCCGGTGCTCAGCGTCAATCGCGTGGGGCACGAGCCTTCGCCGATCGGTGCTTCGGGCATCCAGTTCTGGGGGTCGAGCCACGTGCTCGGGCCGCAGGGCGAGTACCTGGCCGAAGCCAAGACCGCCGAGCCGGAGATCGTGATGGCCAACGTCGACCTGGGCCGCAGCGAGCACGTGCGGCGGATCTGGCCGTTCCTGCGCGACCGCCGCATCGACGCCTACGCCGACCTGCTCAAGCGGTACCGCGATTGA
- a CDS encoding agmatine deiminase family protein, protein MTNNALRFPAEWEPQSAVLIAWPNADTDWADRLGEVEETYIALVAAITRFQPVLICVADDDVQAYARARLSSARIDMGAVRFIDAPYDDTWLRDSGPITLQRGDGGFRLLDFRFTGWGGKFDASQDDLLVERLSDQGIFANSERQSIDFALEGGGIETDGAGTLLSTWQCLHERHPDASREDLTAKLSAWLRQDRVLWLDHGYLEGDDTDAHIDTLARFAAVDAIVYQGCDDPSDSHYEELQAMAAELAALRTRDGQPYRLFALPWAQPIIDENRRLAASYANFLIVNGAVLMPAYGDARDGEAQAVLAQAFPDREIVAVPCRPLIWQNGSLHCVTMQLPRGVVAG, encoded by the coding sequence ATGACTAACAACGCATTGCGCTTCCCCGCGGAGTGGGAACCCCAATCCGCGGTCCTGATCGCGTGGCCGAACGCCGACACCGACTGGGCCGATCGCCTGGGCGAGGTCGAGGAAACCTACATCGCCCTGGTCGCGGCCATCACCCGCTTCCAGCCCGTGCTGATCTGCGTGGCCGACGACGACGTGCAGGCGTATGCCCGCGCGCGCCTGTCCTCGGCGCGGATCGACATGGGCGCGGTGCGTTTCATCGACGCGCCCTACGACGACACCTGGCTGCGCGACTCCGGACCGATCACCCTGCAACGCGGCGACGGCGGCTTCCGCCTGCTCGATTTCCGCTTCACCGGCTGGGGCGGCAAGTTCGACGCCAGCCAGGACGATCTGCTGGTGGAACGGCTCAGCGATCAGGGAATCTTCGCGAACAGCGAGCGCCAAAGCATTGATTTCGCTTTGGAAGGCGGCGGCATCGAGACCGACGGCGCGGGCACCTTGCTGAGCACCTGGCAGTGCCTGCACGAACGCCACCCCGACGCCAGCCGCGAAGACCTCACCGCCAAGCTGTCGGCCTGGCTGCGGCAGGACCGGGTGCTGTGGCTGGACCACGGCTACCTGGAAGGCGACGACACCGACGCCCATATCGACACCCTGGCCCGCTTCGCCGCGGTCGACGCCATCGTCTACCAAGGCTGCGACGATCCGTCGGATTCGCACTACGAAGAACTGCAGGCCATGGCCGCCGAACTGGCCGCTCTGCGCACCCGCGACGGCCAGCCGTACCGCCTGTTCGCGCTGCCGTGGGCGCAGCCGATCATCGACGAAAACCGAAGGCTGGCCGCCAGTTACGCCAACTTCCTCATCGTCAACGGCGCCGTGCTGATGCCGGCCTACGGCGACGCCCGCGACGGCGAAGCTCAGGCGGTGTTGGCGCAGGCCTTCCCGGATCGCGAAATCGTCGCGGTGCCGTGCCGGCCCTTGATCTGGCAGAACGGCAGCCTGCATTGCGTGACCATGCAGTTGCCGCGGGGCGTGGTGGCGGGCTAG
- the ykgO gene encoding type B 50S ribosomal protein L36, giving the protein MKVLSSLKSAKARHRDCKVVRRRGKVFVICKSNPRFKARQR; this is encoded by the coding sequence ATGAAGGTCCTGTCCTCCCTGAAGTCGGCGAAGGCCCGTCACCGCGACTGCAAAGTCGTCCGCCGCCGCGGCAAGGTCTTCGTGATTTGCAAGTCGAACCCGCGTTTCAAGGCGCGTCAGCGCTGA
- the cmk gene encoding (d)CMP kinase — translation MNNAPSDSTTIPVLTIDGPSGSGKGTISRLVAQRLGWHYLDSGALYRAVGVAAGWADLDLADPAALVRCAFDTRIGFRDDPSGELRVLVNEQDATDELRTETAGAAASAIAAIPEVRAALKDRQRAFRQAPGLVADGRDMGTVIFPDAPFKVFLTASADERADRRYKQLKDKGVCVTLDGLLREILARDARDAQRAVAPLRPAEDAVRIDTTGLGIDTVVEQVLALLPAR, via the coding sequence ATGAATAATGCACCCTCTGACAGCACCACCATCCCCGTCCTGACCATCGACGGGCCTTCGGGCTCGGGCAAGGGCACCATCAGCCGCCTGGTCGCCCAGCGCCTGGGCTGGCATTACCTGGACTCCGGCGCCCTGTACCGCGCGGTCGGCGTGGCCGCCGGCTGGGCCGACCTGGATCTGGCCGACCCGGCGGCCTTGGTCCGCTGCGCCTTCGACACCCGCATCGGCTTTCGCGACGACCCGTCCGGCGAATTGCGGGTGCTGGTCAACGAGCAGGACGCCACCGACGAGCTGCGTACCGAGACCGCCGGCGCGGCCGCCTCGGCGATCGCCGCGATTCCGGAGGTCCGGGCCGCGCTCAAGGATCGCCAACGCGCATTCAGGCAGGCACCCGGCCTCGTCGCCGACGGACGGGACATGGGCACGGTGATCTTCCCGGACGCCCCGTTCAAGGTCTTCCTGACCGCCAGCGCCGACGAGCGCGCGGACAGGCGCTATAAGCAGTTGAAAGACAAAGGAGTTTGCGTTACCTTGGACGGTCTGCTGCGGGAGATTTTGGCCCGCGACGCCCGCGATGCCCAGCGCGCGGTGGCTCCTTTGCGACCGGCTGAAGACGCCGTCCGCATCGATACCACCGGTCTGGGAATCGACACGGTAGTCGAACAGGTGCTGGCTTTGTTGCCTGCGCGCTGA
- the rpsA gene encoding 30S ribosomal protein S1, with protein MTESFAELFEASQQYLAKLKPGAIVTGTVVEVRSDVVVINAGLKSEGIVPIEQFRNDAGEIDVAVGDEVKVALDSIENGFGETVLSREKAKRAMVWDELEEALEKNETITGRISGKVKGGFTVDIKDVRGFLPGSLVDVRPVRDSAYLEGKELEFKLIKLDRKRNNIVVSRRAVVESEYSVEREQLMEKLQEGAILKGVVKNLTDYGAFVDLGGIDGLLHITDMAWKRVRHPSEVVEVGQELDVRVLKYDRERNRVSLGLKQLGEDPWDNIARRYPANTRVFGKVSNVTDYGAFVEIEPGVEGLVHVSEMDWTNKNVNPSKIVQVGDEVQVMVLDVDEERRRISLGMKQVTSNPWETFAAIHKKGDKVEGQIKSITDFGIFIGLDGGIDGLVHLSDISWNTTGEDIVRNFKKGDTLEAVVLAVDPERERISLGVKQLEQDPMGQYVASNAKGSIVKGVVKEVDAKGATIELADGIEGYVAARDIAKERVEDASTYLKVGQEVEAKIIGTDRKGRSMQLSIKAKDEAEQQEALSDYNHRASEASSGTTSLGALLRERLGGKSE; from the coding sequence ATGACCGAATCATTTGCCGAACTGTTCGAAGCCAGCCAGCAATACCTGGCCAAGCTGAAGCCGGGCGCGATCGTCACCGGTACCGTTGTGGAAGTCCGCAGCGACGTGGTGGTGATCAACGCCGGCCTGAAGTCCGAAGGCATTGTGCCGATCGAACAGTTCCGTAACGACGCCGGCGAGATCGACGTTGCCGTGGGCGACGAGGTCAAGGTCGCACTCGACTCGATCGAGAACGGCTTTGGCGAAACCGTGTTGTCGCGCGAGAAGGCCAAGCGCGCGATGGTGTGGGACGAGCTCGAAGAGGCGCTCGAAAAGAACGAGACCATCACCGGCCGCATCAGCGGCAAGGTCAAGGGTGGTTTCACCGTCGACATCAAGGATGTCCGCGGCTTCCTGCCCGGTTCGCTGGTGGACGTGCGCCCGGTGCGCGACTCCGCCTACCTGGAAGGCAAGGAACTCGAGTTCAAGCTGATCAAGCTGGACCGCAAGCGCAATAACATCGTCGTCTCCCGCCGCGCGGTGGTCGAGAGCGAGTACAGCGTCGAGCGCGAACAGCTGATGGAGAAGCTGCAGGAAGGCGCGATCCTCAAGGGCGTGGTCAAGAACCTCACCGATTACGGCGCGTTCGTGGACCTGGGCGGTATCGACGGTCTGCTGCACATCACCGACATGGCGTGGAAGCGCGTGCGTCACCCGTCGGAAGTGGTCGAAGTCGGCCAGGAACTCGATGTGCGCGTGCTCAAGTACGACCGCGAGCGCAACCGCGTCAGCCTCGGCCTCAAGCAGCTGGGCGAGGATCCGTGGGACAACATCGCCCGTCGCTACCCGGCCAACACCCGCGTGTTCGGCAAGGTCAGCAACGTCACCGATTACGGCGCGTTCGTCGAGATCGAGCCGGGCGTGGAAGGCCTGGTCCACGTGTCCGAAATGGACTGGACCAACAAGAACGTCAACCCGTCCAAGATCGTGCAGGTCGGCGATGAGGTTCAGGTCATGGTGCTCGACGTCGATGAAGAGCGTCGTCGTATCTCGCTGGGCATGAAGCAGGTCACCTCGAACCCGTGGGAGACCTTCGCGGCCATCCACAAGAAGGGCGACAAGGTCGAAGGCCAGATCAAGTCGATCACCGACTTCGGCATCTTCATCGGCCTGGACGGCGGTATCGACGGCCTGGTGCACCTGTCGGACATCAGCTGGAACACCACCGGCGAAGACATCGTGCGCAACTTCAAGAAGGGCGACACGCTGGAAGCCGTGGTTTTGGCCGTGGATCCGGAGCGCGAGCGCATCTCGCTCGGCGTCAAGCAGCTCGAGCAGGACCCGATGGGTCAGTACGTCGCTTCCAACGCCAAGGGCTCGATCGTCAAGGGCGTGGTCAAGGAAGTCGACGCCAAGGGCGCCACGATCGAACTGGCCGATGGTATCGAGGGCTACGTCGCTGCGCGCGACATCGCCAAGGAACGCGTCGAAGACGCCTCCACGTACCTCAAGGTCGGCCAGGAAGTCGAAGCCAAGATCATCGGCACCGACCGCAAGGGTCGCAGCATGCAGCTGTCGATCAAGGCCAAGGACGAAGCCGAGCAGCAGGAAGCGCTGTCGGACTACAACCACCGCGCTTCGGAAGCCTCCAGCGGCACCACCAGCCTCGGCGCGTTGCTGCGCGAGCGTCTGGGCGGCAAGTCCGAGTAA
- a CDS encoding integration host factor subunit beta: MTKSELIEILSQRQAHLKGDDVDLAVKALLEMMGGALSAGERIEIRGFGSFSLHYRPPRLGRNPKTGESVALPGKHVPHFKPGKELRERVSGVTPLDEES; this comes from the coding sequence ATGACCAAGTCCGAGCTCATCGAGATCCTTTCGCAGCGTCAGGCCCATCTCAAGGGCGACGATGTGGATCTGGCGGTGAAGGCATTGCTGGAAATGATGGGCGGCGCCTTGTCGGCCGGCGAGCGGATCGAGATCCGCGGCTTCGGCAGTTTTTCGCTGCATTACCGTCCGCCGCGCCTGGGCCGCAACCCCAAGACCGGCGAATCGGTCGCGCTGCCCGGCAAGCATGTCCCGCATTTCAAGCCCGGCAAGGAATTGCGCGAGCGCGTCAGCGGCGTTACGCCGTTGGACGAGGAAAGCTGA
- a CDS encoding lipopolysaccharide assembly protein LapA domain-containing protein — MRVIRLLIALVCLAAGAILGALNRQIVSIDLGVGFIPATSLGIALIVALLIGALIGGLAISASVVLPLRRRLARAQRVTVAPPTIAGPEV; from the coding sequence ATGCGCGTGATCCGCCTTCTCATCGCCCTGGTCTGCCTCGCGGCAGGGGCGATTCTCGGCGCCCTCAACCGCCAGATCGTCAGCATCGATCTGGGCGTGGGCTTCATCCCGGCGACTTCGCTCGGCATCGCCCTGATCGTGGCGCTGCTGATCGGCGCGCTGATCGGCGGCCTGGCGATCAGCGCCAGCGTGGTCCTGCCGCTGCGCCGCCGGCTCGCCCGCGCCCAGCGCGTCACCGTGGCGCCGCCCACGATCGCCGGCCCCGAGGTCTGA